In the genome of Actinomycetota bacterium, the window TCCTCCACCGAACCATCGGCCGCCCGTTCGTCACCTACAACGCTGGGATGTCGATCGACGGCCGCACCGCCGCGGCCGACGGCTCCTCGCAGTGGATCACCTCGGCCGGGGCACGGCTGGACGCCCACCGGCTGCGGGCGCAATCCGACGCAGTCTGCGCCGGGGTGGGGACCGTTCTGGCCGACGACCCGAAGCTGACGGTGCGCGGTGTCCGGAGCTCAAAAACGCCTCTCCGGGTGGTGGTCGACTCAGCCGCCCGAGTTCCCGTGGGGGCACAGGTTCTTTCTGCCGACGCTCCCACAGTCGTCTTTACGGCTACCGGCGACTCGGAGCCCGCAGTGGCAGCGCTTAAAGAGGCCGGGGTCGATGTCGTTTGCGTTCCCGGGGAGCGGCGCACGGTCGACTTGAACGAGATGCTGCGGATCCTCGGGGACCGGGGGGTCGTTTCGCTCCTTCTGGAGGGCGGAGCCACCCTGGCCGGCGCATTTGCCGGCGGCGGCCTGATCGACCGGTACGTCTTCTACCTCGCTCCGAAGCTGCTCGGCGCCTCCGGCGCCGGGGCGCTGAGCGGGTGGGTGGCGGACTCGATAACCGACGCCGCCGACCTGGTCATCTCAGAGGTCAAACGGATCGGTCCCGACCTTCGAATCACCGCATATCCGTACAGGGAGGCCAGCTGATGTTCACCGGAATTGTTGAGACCATCGGAACTGCGGCTTCGGTCTCGGATGCCCACATCCGGATCGTCTCCGACCTGAAGGACCTGGTGGTGGGGGAGTCCATCTCGGTCAACGGGGTCTGCCTGACGGTAACCGAGCCCGAGGCCGGCGCCTTCACCGCCGACATATCCGAGGAGACCGCCCGCCGCACCAGCCTCGGCGCCCTGATGCCGGGGACCAAGGTAAACCTCGAGCGGGCGATGCCCGCGGACGGCCGCTTCGGGGGCCACATTGTCCAGGGCCACGTCGACGGGGTCGGGAACCTCGCCGAGCTGGAGCAGCTGGAGGGGTCGACGGAGATGTGGTTTCGGGTTCCCACCGAGCTCGAGCGCTACCTGGTCCCCAAGGGCTCGGTCACGGTCGAAGGCGTGAGCCTGACCGTTGCGAGCCTGGAGCCGGGGCGGTTCTCGGTCGCCCTGATCCCCCACACTTTGGTTAGCACCACCTTCGGCACCAAGTTGCCCGGAGATCCTGTGAACATTGAAGTCGACGTCCTGGCGAAGTATGTCGAGCGGTTGCTCGGCTACACGCATCCGGAAGAGTAGTGGAGGCAAAAGTGGAATTTGCAACCGTAGAAGAGGCCATCACCGAACTCAAAGAGGGCCGGATGATCATCGTTGTGGACGACGAAGAGCGTGAGAACGAGGGCGACTTCGTCATGCCCGGGGAGAAGATCAGCCCGGACGACCTCAACTTCATGGCCACCGAGGGCCGCGGCCTGATCTGCACCTCGGTCACCGCCGAGCGGCTGGCGGAGCTGAACATCCCGATGATGGTGTCCGAGAACACCGCGCCCCACGGCACCGCCTTCACCGTGTCGGTAGACCTCAAGATCCCCGGCCACACCGGCTCCAGCGCCTACGACCGGGCGGTTACCATCCGTTCGATCGCCGACAAGGCTACCGTTCCGAGCGACCTCGCGCGGCCGGGCCACGTGTTCCCGCTGCGGGCTTCGGCCGGCGGGGTGCTACGCCGGGCCGGCCACACCGAGGCCGCCTCGGATCTCGCCCGCCTGGCCGGGTTCGCCCCGGTGGGCGTGCTGGCCGAGATCATGGACCCGGACGGCACCATGGCCCGCCTGCCGCACCTGCAGGTCCTGGCCGAGAGGTTCAACCTCAAGATCCTCACCATCAAAGACCTGATCGCCTACCGCCGGCAGAGCGAGAAGCTTGTCGAGAGCATGGGGATCGCCAAGATGCCCACCGCCTATGGCGAGTTCGAGTGCCACGCCTACCAGTCGACCATCGACCACCAGGAGTACGTCGCCTTCGTCAAGGGTGAGGTGGCCGGCAAGGAGAACGTCCTGGTCCGGGTCCACTCGCAGTGCCTGACCGGAGACGTCTTCCTGTCCGCCCGCTGCGACTGCGGCCCCCAACTGCGCCAGGCGATGGAGAAGATCCAGGAAGCCGGCGAGGGCGTGGTCCTCTACATCATGGGCCACGAGGGCCGGGGGATCGGGCTGACCCACAAGATCCGTGCCTACAAGCTGCAGGACCAGGGCCGGGACACGGTCGACGCCAACAAGGAGCTGGGGTTCCCGCCCGACCTTCGGGATTACGGCATCGGCGCCCAGGTGCTGGTCGACCTCGGCATCACCAGCATGCGGCTGATGACCAACAGCCCGCAGAAGTTCGCCGGCATCGAGGGCTACGGCCTGTCGATCACCGACCGGGTCCCGCTGGAGACCAGCCCCACCGAGCAGAACATCGCCTACCTGAGGACCAAGCGGGACCGGCTCGGCCACCTGCTGGAGGGCCTCGGAGCCAAGGACCCGGCGCCGGGGGAGGGCTCCGTTTGAGGACGATCCAGGGCGAGGCCGACGGCAAGGGCCTCAAGATCGGGGTGGTGATCAGCAGGTTCAACGAGAAGATCACAGACCGGCTGCTCGAAGGTGCTTTGCGGGCGCTGGACGACTGCGGCGTGGAGTCGGACGACATCACGGTCGTGTCGGTGCCGGGCGCAATCGAGATCCCCGGTGTGGCGAAGAAGCTGGTTAGCCAGGTCGATGCGATCGTGACCCTTGGGGCGGTCATCAGGGGGGAGACCGAACACTTCACCTACGTATGCAAGGCGGCCCAGGAGGGCATGATCCAGGTTGCCCTGGAATCCGGAGTCCCGATGACCTTCGGCGTCCTGACCACCGAGAACTCGGCGCAGGCCCTCGACCGCACCGGCGGCGCCCACGGGCACAAGGGTTACGAGGTGGCGAAGGACGCCGTGGAACTGGCGAACACCTACAGGCTTATCGGCTGAGGCTCCTCACGCCGCCTTCGTCTTCACCGGCAGGTCCCGCGCCACCAGCCAGGTGATCAGCCAGCCGACCGCAGAGCAGCCAGCCGCAGTGGCAACCGCCCGGCCGACAGTTCCGCTCTGGGGGATGATGTCGAACAGGCTGAGCAGCGGCGGAAGAGCCGACACTGTGGCGTTGCCGCCGAGCGACCCCTCGACCAATGAGACCGCGAGCAGGGCGACTGGAAGCATCAGGAATCCGAGACCCGGGTTGCGATAAAAGCCGGCCCCGAGAAACGTGCCGGCAACCATCCACACGACGAACGCCAGCCAGAACTCCAGGAACACGAGGCCGAACTCGGTAGGGCTCTCGAACAGATGCGTCGACGAAAGGGTCTGCGGCCAATCCGCGATCCGGTAGGCGAAACTCTCGATGGCGAATCCGATCGCCATGAGCATCGCCAGGACGGTCGTCGTGACCAGAATCGCAACCGGCGCCTGCTTCAGGAACTCCCTACGGGTGCGCCCGTGGGCGATGTAGACCGGCAGGTAGAGCGCGGTCATGTAGACCCCGATCGCCCCGGCGTACCAACGGGGGAGCTGGGTCGCCTTCTCCCAGCCGCTGGTCCGGATCTCGCCGAAGTACGCAACGAGGCCGATCACCAGCGCCACGAACACGACGAACGGAATCCAGATCGCCACAGCGCCCGGCGCATCGATCTTGATCCGGTGGCGGGCGATGTCCATCGGCAGGGTGGTGTTGGTCATACCGGGATCCTTTCTGTTTCGGTCAGGTGGACGAACAGGTCCTGGAGGGTGATCGGACCGATCTCGAGCCCGGCCGCCCGAGCCAGGCGCAAGCGGTCGTCGTCCATCTCCCCGTAGGTGGTCACCGACCTCGTGGGGCCGAGCTGCCGGGACGACAGGACGGTGAGCCCTTCGGTGAACCGGTCCACCGAGTCGGCGGGACCGATGACCGACGCCCCGCGGGAGCGCAGGTCCTCGACCTTGTCCTGTAGAAGCAGCCGGCCC includes:
- a CDS encoding bifunctional 3,4-dihydroxy-2-butanone-4-phosphate synthase/GTP cyclohydrolase II, which codes for MEFATVEEAITELKEGRMIIVVDDEERENEGDFVMPGEKISPDDLNFMATEGRGLICTSVTAERLAELNIPMMVSENTAPHGTAFTVSVDLKIPGHTGSSAYDRAVTIRSIADKATVPSDLARPGHVFPLRASAGGVLRRAGHTEAASDLARLAGFAPVGVLAEIMDPDGTMARLPHLQVLAERFNLKILTIKDLIAYRRQSEKLVESMGIAKMPTAYGEFECHAYQSTIDHQEYVAFVKGEVAGKENVLVRVHSQCLTGDVFLSARCDCGPQLRQAMEKIQEAGEGVVLYIMGHEGRGIGLTHKIRAYKLQDQGRDTVDANKELGFPPDLRDYGIGAQVLVDLGITSMRLMTNSPQKFAGIEGYGLSITDRVPLETSPTEQNIAYLRTKRDRLGHLLEGLGAKDPAPGEGSV
- a CDS encoding riboflavin synthase, with the translated sequence MFTGIVETIGTAASVSDAHIRIVSDLKDLVVGESISVNGVCLTVTEPEAGAFTADISEETARRTSLGALMPGTKVNLERAMPADGRFGGHIVQGHVDGVGNLAELEQLEGSTEMWFRVPTELERYLVPKGSVTVEGVSLTVASLEPGRFSVALIPHTLVSTTFGTKLPGDPVNIEVDVLAKYVERLLGYTHPEE
- the ribH gene encoding 6,7-dimethyl-8-ribityllumazine synthase, producing MRTIQGEADGKGLKIGVVISRFNEKITDRLLEGALRALDDCGVESDDITVVSVPGAIEIPGVAKKLVSQVDAIVTLGAVIRGETEHFTYVCKAAQEGMIQVALESGVPMTFGVLTTENSAQALDRTGGAHGHKGYEVAKDAVELANTYRLIG
- a CDS encoding dihydrofolate reductase family protein, producing the protein LHRTIGRPFVTYNAGMSIDGRTAAADGSSQWITSAGARLDAHRLRAQSDAVCAGVGTVLADDPKLTVRGVRSSKTPLRVVVDSAARVPVGAQVLSADAPTVVFTATGDSEPAVAALKEAGVDVVCVPGERRTVDLNEMLRILGDRGVVSLLLEGGATLAGAFAGGGLIDRYVFYLAPKLLGASGAGALSGWVADSITDAADLVISEVKRIGPDLRITAYPYREAS